From Paucidesulfovibrio gracilis DSM 16080, a single genomic window includes:
- the wtpA gene encoding tungstate ABC transporter substrate-binding protein WtpA: MLRRSVASLIVMALGICLAVPAWAGLKGDVVVFHAGSLTVPLAEMEKQFEALYPDVDIKREAGGSTKMARLISEVGKPADIMASADYKVIDNNLVPGFADINIRFATNQLVLCYTDQSRFADEINADNWHEILQREGVVWGHSDPNLDPCGYRSLMVLQLAEKFYDQPGLYDRLVEARKPEWIRPKSVELVSMLKTGNMDYAWEYLSVAVQHELKYLTLDPHINLGDYRYDDFYAQAAVEVTGKKPGTMITKKGKSVTYGVTLLREAMNREAAVAFLEFMLSPDHGLKILKDMGQPPFIPCRIPSEDMLPKVPEQLRSLVEVAK, translated from the coding sequence ATGTTGCGTCGAAGCGTTGCCAGCTTGATTGTGATGGCTTTAGGAATTTGTCTTGCGGTACCGGCCTGGGCCGGACTGAAGGGGGATGTGGTGGTGTTCCATGCGGGTTCGCTCACCGTCCCTTTGGCGGAAATGGAAAAGCAGTTCGAAGCGCTGTACCCGGATGTTGACATCAAACGTGAAGCCGGAGGAAGCACCAAAATGGCCCGGCTTATCTCCGAGGTGGGCAAGCCTGCGGACATAATGGCCTCTGCAGACTACAAGGTCATTGACAACAACCTTGTTCCCGGTTTTGCGGACATCAACATTCGTTTCGCCACCAACCAGCTTGTGCTGTGTTACACGGATCAAAGCCGTTTTGCGGATGAAATCAACGCGGATAATTGGCATGAGATCCTGCAGCGCGAAGGTGTGGTTTGGGGACATTCCGACCCCAACCTTGACCCGTGCGGGTACCGCAGCCTTATGGTGCTCCAGCTTGCCGAGAAATTTTATGATCAACCCGGTCTGTATGACCGTTTGGTCGAGGCGCGCAAGCCCGAGTGGATTCGGCCCAAGTCCGTGGAGTTGGTTTCAATGCTTAAGACCGGGAACATGGATTACGCTTGGGAATACCTTTCCGTGGCCGTCCAGCATGAATTGAAATATCTGACGTTGGATCCGCATATCAATCTGGGGGATTATCGTTACGATGATTTTTATGCCCAGGCTGCTGTGGAAGTGACCGGCAAAAAGCCCGGCACCATGATTACCAAGAAGGGCAAGTCCGTGACCTACGGCGTTACGCTGCTGCGCGAGGCCATGAACCGTGAAGCCGCCGTGGCCTTCCTGGAGTTCATGCTTTCCCCGGATCACGGCTTGAAGATTCTGAAGGATATGGGCCAACCGCCGTTCATCCCCTGCCGCATCCCCTCTGAAGACATGCTTCCGAAGGTTCCGGAGCAGTTGCGCTCTTTGGTGGAAGTGGCGAAGTAA
- the moaC gene encoding cyclic pyranopterin monophosphate synthase MoaC, with the protein MGGDVNPDQAMLSHVDEDGNLCMVDVGDKQSTDRRALARTEVLLSERTMRLLQKQALPKGDVLSVAKVAGIMAAKRTHELIPLCHPLMLSYVDVRFDLEPERNAVVIFAEARTSGRTGLEMEALMAAQVAALTIYDMCKAVQKDIVIAECRLLRKSGGKSGLYEAPEFQASGMDSD; encoded by the coding sequence ATGGGCGGGGACGTGAATCCGGATCAGGCAATGCTCAGCCACGTTGATGAAGATGGCAATCTGTGCATGGTGGACGTCGGGGATAAGCAAAGTACGGATCGACGCGCTTTGGCGCGGACCGAGGTTTTGTTGTCCGAGCGTACCATGCGGTTGTTGCAGAAGCAGGCGTTGCCCAAGGGAGATGTGCTTTCCGTGGCGAAGGTGGCCGGTATAATGGCCGCCAAGCGGACCCACGAGCTTATTCCGCTCTGCCATCCGCTGATGCTCAGCTACGTGGATGTGCGTTTTGATCTGGAACCGGAACGCAATGCCGTGGTGATTTTTGCCGAAGCTCGTACCTCGGGGCGCACCGGCCTGGAAATGGAGGCGCTTATGGCCGCTCAGGTGGCTGCATTGACCATCTATGACATGTGTAAGGCCGTGCAGAAGGATATCGTCATCGCGGAGTGCCGCTTGTTGCGCAAGAGCGGAGGCAAAAGCGGCCTGTATGAAGCACCGGAATTTCAAGCTTCCGGAATGGATTCCGACTAA